Part of the Pseudomonadota bacterium genome is shown below.
TTACGTTCCGCGTGGTGAAGGACGATACCTATATCAGCCATTATCTGAAGTGGCTGTCGTCCCGTGTCCGGCTCGAGGCTGTGGATGACAGCCACACCCGGGTCACGTGGACGCACGAGTACCAGCGCCTGCTGGATCCCGTGTGGTATTTCGGTCCGCTACAGCACTATGCCGTTGCCCTGACGACGGAACAGCTGGTCCGGTATGTGGCCACGCCGGCCGGGCAGACCGGATCATGACTCCGGCTTTCGAGAATATCCACCGGATTGTCGAGGGGCAGGGGGCAGACCCTGTGGCAGGCCAGGTGGTCTGGTCGCCGGCAAAGTCCCTGTTCCTTGTGGCCATGTACGGACTGACCGTGCTGGCTGTCGTCCGCTTTTTCGCCTGGGATGCCGTTGCGGTGTTTGTGGTGAAGACAGCCGCTGTCCTGTTGCTGGGCCATTCCGTGGGCATGCACCGTCGCCTGATCCATAACAGTTTCGAGTGCCCGCAGTGGCTGGAGTATGTGCTGGTGTATACGGGCGTTCTGGTGGGACTGGGCGGGCCCTTCACCATGATCCGCACCCACGACATGCGCGACTGGGCCCAGCGCAAGCCCTGGTGCCATGACTATTTTGCCCACCGGCGCAGTCCTTTTGTGGATGCGCTCTGGCAGATACATGGTGAGGTGCGCCTGGACAGGCCGCCGCAGATCGTGCCCGAGCCGCGTATCGCCAGCGACAGGTTCTATCATTTTATCGAGAGGCACTGGATCGCTGCCCACCTGCCGTGGGCCATGGTATTTTATGCGGCGGGAGGCTGGGCCTGGGTCCTGTGGGGCGTGTGCGCAAAGGTGGCAGCCACGGTCACAGGCCACTGGCTGATCGGGTATATGGCGCACAGGGATGAGCCTTCAGGCTGGCATGTACGCGGCGCGGGCGTGCAGGGCCACAACGTGCCATTCTGCGGCCTGATCACCATGGGCGAGTGCTGGCACAGCAACCACCACGCCTTTCCCGGCTCAGCCCGCATCGGGCTGGAGCAGGGACAGCCGGATCCGGGGTGGGGGCTGATACAGGTGTTCGCAAAGCTGGGACTGGCCTGGAATATCCGCACTGCGGAGGATCTCCCATACAGGCCTGAACTGGCATGGGCAGGAGACTCTGCTGGCCATAAAAAAACTGCTCCGGTTTGACCCGGAGCAGCGAGAGGTCGTCCTGTCAGTCCAGGGTTTCCGGATTACTCGTCCCTGCTTCCGCTGCGGCCGCTGTTACCTGAGCTTCCACGATTTCCACCCTGAGTGGATTCACCGCCCTTTTCACCAGCCTTGCGGGCAGCTTCGCTACCCTGTGTGAACTGGCCCTGTTCATTGCGGCCCTCTTCCTGCCCTTTACCCTGGGCATTCTGGCTGCGTCCCTGGCTGCCCTGATTGCCTTGGCTCTGTCCGCCCTGGGCAGAACGTTCACCTTGGCTTTCGCCTGATTTTTCTCTCTCAGCCATAACAGTCTCCCTTGTCTGTGAAGGCGTCCCGGATTGAGACGTCATTGCAGAAACGGACTGCTGCCATGAATGTTTCTGGACAAAACGGAAGGGGTAATCCACTGTATCAGGGCATACTTCCACCCTGATACAAGTGACCGGACAGAATGTTTTTCGACCTGGCCAGCAAGGAAGTTATCGGCGGTA
Proteins encoded:
- a CDS encoding acyl-CoA desaturase, with the translated sequence MTPAFENIHRIVEGQGADPVAGQVVWSPAKSLFLVAMYGLTVLAVVRFFAWDAVAVFVVKTAAVLLLGHSVGMHRRLIHNSFECPQWLEYVLVYTGVLVGLGGPFTMIRTHDMRDWAQRKPWCHDYFAHRRSPFVDALWQIHGEVRLDRPPQIVPEPRIASDRFYHFIERHWIAAHLPWAMVFYAAGGWAWVLWGVCAKVAATVTGHWLIGYMAHRDEPSGWHVRGAGVQGHNVPFCGLITMGECWHSNHHAFPGSARIGLEQGQPDPGWGLIQVFAKLGLAWNIRTAEDLPYRPELAWAGDSAGHKKTAPV